Genomic DNA from Chanos chanos chromosome 6, fChaCha1.1, whole genome shotgun sequence:
ttttaaCTCTTACAGGAGATATCACAGTAAAGCATGCTGACAGTTGTGGCGCAACACGGAAAACATATAAGAGCTATGCAGTTCGATCATTATACTGAACGGCAGATTGAACTCAAACGTGCGTTTTCGGAATGTATTACTATCACGGTAATAATTACAGCACCGCCACATACACGTTACAAAGGAATTTGTGAAATCACGATCAATCCTAATTTATCATCTCCCTTTTTAAACGGCAAAATCCTGGAAAGGCAGCACATTTGATCAATGCCAATTCTCATCTTAAAGACATAGGGGTCGCTgccattgtgaaaaaaaaaaactaaaagaacTCCATGTCTTATGTTAAAAATATCGaatttctccctgtgtttgggAATGCTAGCACAGACAGTACTCTAAGAAAGAATCAATATTTCAGTAGGACTGAACCAGGCAGTGCCCGTGTGCCGCTCTGCTTAAAAATAGCCTGTGTAAGCAGGGCAGTCGTGCCAGGCTAGCACTTTTCACTTGAAGCAGCTACCGTTGTACACAATTGGATTGACAGGCCATTTCAATTGTCTCTACACAGACTGTGGCTGATCTGAAGATGACTGTGTGTAAGCGATGCAGTTTCGTTACGATAGAAGTGCATTTAAAGATATacaaaaaatatgaatacatatatatgatgTGAATATATGATTGTTGCTGTAATAATTATACTGCTATGGTTGTTATAATATGTTAATACTTTAACATCATCTTCAGTCATTTTTCCTACATGATCCCAAATTCTTGAAGGGTCAAACGACGACGTGGGAGAGGAGGTAACTCAGACACAGCTGTACCTATCAATACATTTCTCAACAATGTCCTTGCTTTAACAGCATATGTTCACCATGAGAGTTTATCTTTTCAAATTCAACGTCCAACTGGAAACTAACTTAAATGTTATATTaattaatatgtcaaatatctAATATAATAGGGGATCATAGACTATTATTTGAAACCCCTTTGAAATATTTGAGGTTTTCTTTGTTATTAATATGTCATATATCAGTAATATACCTGTTTATTAAATTTGCACTAgtataaaacaaaaaccacatttCAGATACagcattttccctctgtttaaCTGATCAACACAATAGCTTTGTTGCGTCACATCCATCATTGACGTGACAgttccatgtgtttgtgaaacacCAAACCTGATGTACACTCCGCAGTGAAAGGAACAGATTTGTGATCACGTGTATCAGTTAATGATAATCAGatgaatgcatgtttgtttgacGGCCACATACAAGCCATAGAGAGTAGGCTGATAAGCTGTGGGCTTGGTGCGCAAACAGAGCCTTGGAGTCTGCACAGTCATGGTGTCCCGGTCAAAAGCTTCCTTTTTATGATGGGTGCAGTCCGCACGTATGTGATTTTGGTTTTAGTTACgggttgtcatggagactgTCACCTGTGTTGGGTGGTTGTAACTGGTCCTAACCAGGTTGTAACTGTCTCcctttcaaaaatatttgttttacttaCTTTGTTCAGAGGTGCATGTGTTCTGTTTCTGGAATAAGAACAATATACTCCAAGTGGGAACGATGGATTCAAACGAGATCTCAGTGGACTCACCaaacagaagagagggagattaTGGAAGTATTAATGAACGTGTTGTTCAGGAAAGAACTGTGCACCAAATAACACACTACCTGGCTATGACACTTTTAACAATTGACCATAACAGCTCTACTCAGATTCCCCCCGCCCCTTCCAAATGATTTCTAATGAAGAAGAGCATAAATAACCTTGTAATTCCACAAGGCCACACCAGACACCTTTTGTCACTTTGTCATGGTCCAAGGCTATTCTGTGATTAAGAAGAATGGACCTCTGAAGGGGAGATGACTGGGGCACAGACACTCGGGCCTAGACACCCTTGCTGTATGAAAAGAGCTAACAATTTATGTAGTGATTGAAAAGTTAAGAAATTTTAGCAAGTCTTGCCCCACTGTTCAGTGCAGTATCAGTAGAAGAAAAACACTGCCATCTAAAGGCATAACAGTGTCATTAAAGCATACCGACACTTCAGCAAGTAACTTCTTTATTCATGTGTATATTTTTGGTGGTTTTGCTGCCTTAAATTAGAAAAATCTgtcattcacttacacagtcAGCAGTTAGACATTTTATGGCCATCTGCTACTTAAATCAGTGTATTTCTATGGAGGTGGAAGATCTGAAAGAGACAGCATCACACCTGTAGAGGGAGACCAAGCTTCCTTGTTTCGTGCTTGTCGCAGTGACACAACCTAATCAAAGCACACTATGTAATCATTTGCATCTCAAATGTGTAACCTCTTATCTTGTCAGTTCATGGAATCAACTCAAAGCTTTGagagttttgctgtttttgtcatggtgtttttcatgaaaaaagGGAAGTAATTGCTTTCTTTTTAACCTAATTTTGAATTACTTGTGTTACTTAGTGAAGTCTTGTGGTACTAACCAAATATTTGGGTCAAGAGAGCAGATGTAGATACTTGTTTCTCTGCACTGGGGGAAAGTTCCATATGAAAACTGAGATGTTGAACAAATCAATGCTGTTTTTTTGATAGAAGcatagtttatttgttttaacgTGGGTGATCTACCATTTTTAACATTCATGCAAAATTTTGAATGATACATTTTTGCTAAAGACCGGTCCACAGGTTCCTTGCATTGAAACCACTATTTCTTAGaatttataaaaatgaatttagtTTGCAATTTTTCAGTATGGATGAGATCaattaatatttcatataaaccataaaccatataGAATTTCACAATTAAAGATGTTGACAGGATGCAAAGCTCAAATAGTCTTTTATAAACATCAAGAGACACTTATTCTGCACTATTTAAAATTCATCTGTTGCGTCAActctacaaaaaaacaaaaaaagttaaagatATTAGAAAATATCTTTTCTTTGAACTAAAACTATTGAAATGTGCAAGAACAACTAATCTTACACCTTTTAGCAGCAGAGCGCATAGTGAGTTTGGTTGTCTTATGCTGACAGAGTTGTCTTTAGAAGTTACTCGCTTTAGTACTCAGTGGAAAGACTTTAGCCTTTCCATTTATGTTGAAATGAATCCTGCATGATGTACTGATGCTAAGAAGTGCACATAAAGGCAAAACGTTTGTCATACTCAAAAtctgaaattttaaaatgaagagacagatagagagagagagagagagagagagagagagatggaagcaGGAAGAGGACAAACAGGTGGAGCATTCAGTGGCTGTGGGTCAGGTTTCGGGGTCAGTCTCGGTAACACTGCAGCTTGGCATCACTTTGTTCAAGTTCAGTCTGGGTTACTGCAGAGCACTGGGGCAGAaccagtgcagtgtgtgtgtgtgtgtgtgtgtgtctgtgtgtgtgtgtgcgcgcatgtgaaggagagagacactcCCACCGGTTAGCATGACTTTATTAAATCTCAGGTCCGTTTAAaacctgtttctttctctctctctctctctctctctctctgaaaaaaaattgtttgaagTTCTGGATACAAGAAAAGCCCAGCTGCTGGTAAATAGTTATCCTaatgtttttggtttgatgAACAAATGGTGGTTGACAATGTTGAATGCTTTGTGCAGCATTTATAATTTCCTATGTAATTTCCTGTAATGCTTTGTGCATCATGATCTCGATGATCTTTTaccattttcaaatgaaatgatgtcTTTATTTGACCTTTCACGCGGTGATCAGCAGTGGTAAATGCACTTGTGCGTAACACAAATTTGATTAGACCCTTGCTCAGCCCATTAAAATGAACAGGTTTACAGACATATGTTTAATACTGGATTGTTTCATCTGAAATAGCAGGAGCTTTGGTTTACGATCTTGAACTACTGTGATGCTTATGGTCTCATGTTTAACTCAGGCCTTGATGTATTAGGATTCAGTATGTAACTTGTCAGCAGCCATTGCGCTTGAGTGCTTTTCTTTCATAGACTTGTGTATGATTGTCATCATagctttgttctttttaagaGCACTGTATAAAGACATTTTTGCGCTTTCATGGAAATCAAATGGTGTTGCACAGTACACAGACTGTGTAACTGCTGAGGTCTTAAAGAGATACTCCGctaattcaaaatatttttattccGATTTCGTCTTTTATTCTGAATGttgtctccatctgttttcaACTCCATCCATTTTCAGCTCTGAGGGTTAAAGAAGATCTGTTGAATACTAGATACAATAACAGTATACCTACTAATCAGGATCAGTTCAGACTTTTTAGGTCAAAATTTGGATTCGTTGTGTTTGGAACAAgctattttattttgaatgcatagagtattttattttgaatgcaTAGAAAGAAAGGAGTGGTTTTTGAGGATGCTGAGTGGAGGAATGGAAATCTCAAACTACTTGCCAATCTTTTATCGATAATTCAACACTTTCTTTTCACGCTGCTTTCAAAATAGTCTGAAAACTGGAGGTTCTTATCAAAATACATCTTATAGGAAATGCAGTTGCTCATTGTATGTGTGACATGGAAGTCTTTGAATGAATTATAATTGACAAAGCTTAAAgtatagtttgtttgttttttttaactgaattgtTTGCTACATTGGTGGGATGTGAAGCATTATGTCAAACAGAACCTTTGATGAAGTATCTCCTTCATCTTGGCCATCTAATTCTAACTCTTAATAGAGTTCAAACGCACCTGCCATCAAGCTTAGGTTACAAACACATTGCAATCCTCTGTTTCCGGGGATAGTAAGATGAACAATATAAAACTcgaaacaaatgaaaactttGATGTAAATAAGAGGATATCACAAAACAAGTTAGAACAATAGTGGACAAAGGATTTAACAAAAaggagtgagaaacagagaagcaataatagagagagagagagagagagagagagagagtgagagagagaggtttttgaaTGGTCTTTCAGCCTCTCCTTTCTTCACAGGGTCATAGTGAACCCCATTAAAAGCTTACCACCCGAGCATGGCTTGAGCAGGGATATTTGACTGCTTTGCAAAAGAAGCTTTGGGCTCAGGTAACAGTGAAATGCTCCCCCGGACCCTGCTGGGCTTCTGGGGCACCCGTACTGTATGGGCACCATACATTCATGTATGATAgacccccttcccctcccccaacacacacttATCCTCAGTATACTCACCCTTTATTTGCAATTTTAGAACTTTCATTCAAAGGCCCTATATAACTCAAAACCGTCCTCTCCTGCCCGCTCTGCTGCCTCTGATTGCAGGGGAACGCTACCGTGGCTCCGGGGTCGTATTGTAATACACGCTTCCTGTCCCATGCTTCACCCAGTCTATTTCTTAAGACTTTTTAAGGGTCCAATGTGGCTAGGGGGCTTGGTGAGTGGCCGTGTTAAGCAGAGGGTCTAGCCTGTGGCGCCTTCAGCCTTGGTGGGGGATGGTAAACTGACTGCTACGGTGGTACGTGCTAAGTGGTGAATTGACACTGGGCAGGTCAGGGTGGAGCAAACCTCCCTgaagcacctctctctctctctcaggcttaaGAAGTGTATATCTCCAGCCTCTAGAGTTCAGCTGAGCACCTCAGAATACCTTCCTATGGGATGATCAAATGCTAACTGTTGGGAATTGTCCACTCCTTGGGGAAATAAGAggagaaactgacagagaaaatacaCTAGATATTTTTCTATCCTTATACTTCTGTTTAGGCAGGTAGAAGAAGACTTCTAGGTTGACACTATCTAAGACTTCAAGATATAAACTGAGTTTCTGAACAAAGTATTGGACAATCTGAAGTTTGGTTTGGTCGTGGCTTGTTACTTGCTGTATAATCTAAATTTGATGGGTGATTAATATACATTAATTTTGGTCTAGGTTGTGCCATTTCAAATAACATAAACTCATGCATATTGTTTCATGTTACTGACTAGATCGTGCCTTTCTGGAAAGTCGGTCATGATGGCTTGTGTTAGCAGCCTGCTTTTACCTTGAGATAAGCTTCTTTCTTTGACAACAGCTCAAGTTTAGTTCATGGCGACAGAGTGAGATTATCGATGCTCTTTGGGTCGAAAGCTTTCTTGGAGAACCACCAAATAGATCAGAATGATACTCTGGTTCCCTCCCAGTGCTAGTTACGTTCAGCATGAAAGGAGGAGGCCCAAATAGGGATAGAAAAACACGTTGAACaagtcaaaaataaagaaacaggcCTCATACAAACCCAGCTGTAGTTGATAGTTATTCTTATATTTTAAATCACGTGAGTCAAACATGTGCGGGCAACGCTGAACACTTTGTTAGAGTATGAAGATTGCAGGTACAAGACATGTAACACACTATTCCATTTGGTTTACTACTCCTATCTACTTGGAGACCCTACACTCATTTGGTGACCTGACATGAGTTTTGCTGAGTGTTCCGTTCCTTTAATGAATTGCTATACTTCCAGAAACCTCTGTGTTTGGCTAACATCCATGCATTGGATTTGGATAGATGTTCAAGGAATTCCTCCTGTATCGAGTGACTGGCTTCATTGCCTCTGGTCCAGCTTCCAGcccaagttgttttttttttccatgttctttttttgctgtttgttggaCAGGGTAATTCATGAGGGTGCTGTATCCCATGTCACAAAAGCTCCATACACCAGAGAGGTAAAGAAGGTGGGCTACTATGCCGGGTTCCGCATGGTCCAGTCTTGAGCCCAATGAAGATTAGTTCGTACTCAAGTTTCAGACCCCCTCCTTGACTCTCACCCTTCTTTTCTCCTATCCAcctcctgattggctgagctgtCACTTATCAAAGCACTAAATCCATATCAAAGGATCTACAGTCCATGTATTTATTCTCCAAGGTACCATTAGGGAATGATTTAAGTAAACGGTTTGGATAAAGAACGCCTGTCAGATGATAATGTAAGTGTCATTCTTTTCTCGTCCCCTCCCCCTTAACTTTCCCTTTGAAGTCCAATTTTGAAACTAGAGATTTTGCAATGATATGACATGATTTGGCTTTACATCGATTAAATTTGGTGAGATTGTGAGGGAACTACATTCACTTCACTCTAAGTTGAGGATATAGAGGTACAGTCAGTATATCAGACTGTGATATGAAAAATCACcagtaaagaaaatgaaataaccctcaaaatatgttgttgttttttttaaaggtttttcaTGATTTGAGAggtaaaattttaaaatcataGGGATTTTCCTAATGTCATGCATGTAATATGCATAGTAAGAAAAGTGAAAGCAGTATATTTCAGCTATTTTCATGAATACTTCAttcagctggaaaaaaagagaaagctatCAGAACAGTTACCTTAATTCCATTAAATTCCCAATTCAAGAGATGTTTTTTATTGCATCAGTTAACAACGTGTACAATTCATTATGTTATTACTCCACATAATATTAACCAATAAATATAATTAATTGAattcaatattttaaaactttcagtattttaatattttttcaatgtctTATAAATATCTTGGACTGTTCTGAGAGGTTGATTTGAGTATGGGGACTCTGGCCTGACATCAGCATTGAGAGATAGAATCTTCTTGATTTTCACAGTGGATGGAAGGTCTGGAATGCTTGGAGGGTGTCATAGATTGTTTTGGTGAACTCAGACTGCATCAGAATAATGAACAAAGTAGCACAGTTCTTTCCAGATCGGCCCAGATGATTCGCAACATCGGAAAGGACATATtccaatgatttttttatttatgggTTGGTGCTGCTTAGACAACAATGCTGCATAAACATACATGGGacctttgaatttttttttgtttgcattgcTTAACTAAACTATCGTTATTAGAACAGTTGAACATGAGATTTCTTCCCTCTGACATTTTCTGGATCTTTTTGTCTTTACATGAGTTTGTGATCTAATACTGAATGCAATTTCATCTGATTTAGGTCTTAGGTCAATCCTGAAATGAGGGTTTTatatgattacattttttttatcggacattttgtttcatttcttttaaattccGGTAGCCCATGTCTGTAAATTATAAGCTGGTATAGTTAAGGCCTTTAAACCTCTTGTAACGCTTTGTTCTGTAGCGTGGAGGCCATGTGTGCCACTTTGTGACAACCTGTTTTACACCTTCAACTGGCAAATAAATTCCACTCATAATATCATCCCAGCTGTATATAATATTAGCCCTGAGCCAAGAGTGTACCGAGCTgatgttcatttatttcttcattGGTGCCACTGTTTATGAGTTCTGAGATATGATTTAATTGTATCACAATCAAAATAACCAGGAGTATTTTTATGTGTCTCCTTTCTTtctacaaaaaacacaaaaagtcttAGTTGAAGCAGTCATGACCAATGCTGACAACCAAACTGGATGCAGGCAGAGTGGATTACTTCACCACTCTCTACGTCTGATCTGGCCATCCACAGCTTACAAACAGTATTGTTATGCCGATTGTCTCCTTCCTCCGTCAGTGAGTGAAAACAGGCTTTTAATAACAATTTTCACTTGGCTGAACTTTTCCCACTttgtcaaacagaaaacacctgAGCCAAATGCTTGTTTCTCAAGTCTTTGTGAAGTTCTTTCTGTTCGGTTTTCCTTTTCAGCTCgtatacaaatacataaaaacacaaaagacacaaacaagacaACTCGACTTCCAGATTTCAAAATCCCTATTTTATGAGCCAGGAGGTaacttcttgtttttttgttttgttttgttttgttttatttggtttggttttaagtCAGTTTAGATCCACCCCCTAGGCCTTGAGTATACTATAGACTTACAGATTGTTTTCATAACTTtaataaatgatagattgtttAAAGGTACTTTGAGAGAGACGAGTCAATATCTAACTAAACTGAAGGAGCATCACCGTTGATCCAGTGTGCCGCAAAGCACAAGTGTGCACTGACCTGATAATATTTAACATTTggtaaacacagagttaaagaccctgatatttttttctccaaaccGTACCTCTGAAACTCCACTATAccctgtgttttcttctctgccaCATTCAGCCTAGCTTTGCAGTTGGCAGTGGGGCTTTTTCACTATGTTATATGTCACATCTAAAAAAGCATTTTGCATGGCCAGATTTAGGCTCTGTGTGCTACTAATCGCTGCAGTAGCCTGATCAGTGCTAACAGGGGTTACCTCATCGTGCTGAGGGGAGCTGTTAGCATTTTGATGTCTTCTCTGTTTTGAGGGATTTTGAGTGGTTGATCTGAGAAATGGCTATCAGTACTATTTCTATGTTTTCTCTTATCAGTTCATCCCCTGTTCTTTCCACTGTTTTGGTCTTAATGCGTAAATTAACTGTGTGCAGAGAACTCTACGTTATCCTACACTCTTTAAGATATCATTTTGCCCCGTATTATGAATAATAGCTTAAGATTTGTTTTACTGTGAGGGgaatggggtgtgtgttttttggggggttaaaatatttaaaccaGTGTTCACACTAATGTTGGCTTGCCAGAGATTGAAGGGAGAACACAAGGATGAAAGCATTGTTCAGGGGTATGAAGGCAACATTGCCATCTTCTACATTGCCAGTAAACTGTCCCCAGTTATGACTGATGGTGCTTCAAACATGATGATAAATATCACGCCCACCAGTAGAGATCCATGACAATGACACTGATGATGATAAAGATGTTAATCATTATGATGATGGAATTGACTTCGACATGGAGAATGTAAGAGTTGAGCTGGATTATTTACCACCTGACAGAAATCCATACTTCATTCACACAGTTCAACTTGTAGTCTAATGCCCTAGAAAGAATTGTTCCCTAAAGATTCAAAAACTTGTACAATTTTGTATCAACAAAAGCGATAGAAGTCCTTGAGGCTCACCTCAAAGCCCAGGATGCAAATGGTAGGATGTGGAATTTGCCATGTAGAATGATGAGGTCCCTCTCAGAGCCCTGAGATTATGTTAGACACTAGAATCTTTTGAGAAAGCCACTGATTGACAGCAGTCAGAGATAGCTGTCACAGCGTGGTGTGTAATTGCTCGTGGCAAAGGGCTATGACACGCTGTGAGTTGAAGAAAACTTGCAGTGATACTGAAGTCTTCCGCAGAAAAAGCGCTTGCACAGTTTGAAGATATGTAGTGGTTTGAGAAATGATCTCTGTGAAATGATCAAAGACttggatctctctctttctctccacctgaAGTGCAAATGCTCATTTAAAGCTGCAatttacataaaaaacacaaacaaacatacaaaaaaacaatgggTTGAAGgactatgtatttatttctcgTATTCCTCTCTTTACTGTGTAGTTTGATGCATCACGTTCTGGGCAGCAATGCTTTTAATAGTGGGACTGTTTTTATCTCTGACTGAAACTGTCTGACTGAAAGCTGAAGTGGTAAAATTTCATCAAATTACTTCAAGCTGTTGTAAAGTTACCAAGTGTTGCAATAATAAttctgtcattcatttattcattttccaaacCGTTTATTCTAACGGGGTcgcagggtgctggagcctatcccagtgttcattgggtgaaaggtggggggaacaccctggacaggtcgccagtccatcacagttgCAAACATAAGTATATGGAAAATGTCTTAAGCAACttcaaaaaactgaaaacaaagaactAACATGAATATAACAGAAGACAGAATGGTATGGCATTAAAATGCATCCGAGGCATGCTTCCAAATACACCTGTATACAAATATGACATGCAGTAGATGAAAACAAGCAGTAGATGACTTTTGACTATCCTGTTTTGTCTTCTCTGCCCATAGATTCAAAATGGGAATGTTCTCTCTTCAGTCACTCCTCCTGGTGATGACTATACTGGTTCTCACAGCAACCTATGAAGCAGCAAAACCTACACCGTGGCCTAAATACCAGTATACTAAGAAGCCCCCTCGTGAGGTGGTCCAGACCACTACGCGGAAAGGCCAGCACACGACCACGGTAAAGGTTGTGAGCTATACCAAGGCAGTGAACCCCTTATCTTTGGACGTCACAGAGAGCACCACTGTTCCAAATGACAGTTTCTTAGACTACCGTATGGATGGCACACCGCCCTCTAATGGAGTGCTGGATAACTATACACTGGATTATAATGAATGCTACTTTAACTTCTGTGAGTGCTGCCCCCCCGAGAGAGGTCCACAAGGGCTGAAGGGAGAACGAGGACTGCCAGGTAATGAGGTACATCCGATGTGAACATGATGCAGAAAATCTcgtgctgtctgtctctgtttggtgCTATTCACTGCTCATACAGTGAGGGAAAGTGTGTGGAGATCAAGTTTCAGCGAGAGACTGTTAAAAATTGGCTCAAAGTAGCTGACaagttttttaaacatattcattactatattgattttttttaaaaaaagatggctgagatgactaaaaaaaaatgtgctttatCCGACATATGAAACCTTTCAGATTAAATCGAATTTGTCCCCtcttatttgaaaaataatttagTTAATGCTGTACTGCTGCatgttattacattacattttaaactgACGGTTTCAAAATCCCATACTCGATACTCTGCAGGCCAGTTCAAAGTGTAAGCTCTAAGAGCTACATATTATTGtgaagcaaagaaagaaagatttctcAAATGAcgcaaaaaaaagaggattatGGTGCATAATTGAAGCAGATCAATTTAAAtcctctatgtgtgtctgtgccatcTCTCATCCTGGTTGTGTATTTGTAGGACCCCCTGGGGCTAAGGGAGAGCAGGGATTCAGAGGACCTCCTGGACCTCCAGGACTGAGTGGAATCATGGGCTTTAAAGGGGACAGAGGTGAAGTAATTTTGATGAACACTTTAATCCCCACAGTCTTCATTAAAGTAATGACTGCACACTTGACatgaatggagaaataaaaCCTAGAATTGTCACTGACTATTTGACTATTCTGACTATTTCTCTTCAAGGGGAGAAAGGTGAAAAAGGAGGCAGTGGGTCGGCAGGATCTTCAGGCATTCCAGGGAAACCTGGTGGGAAAGGTAGGAGTCACACAGTGTACCATTTTTGCTATAACAGGTCcctgttttaaaaattcattttgatttcaACAAAACAACGACCAGAAGAGACTCTGCGACACggtttgtgtatgtattaaaGTAGTCTATATTAATTACCGCATATAAAATGCTGAGGAGTAtccacagaatcacagtcattgtggtcattgtgtgtgtgcatgaataaCTCCACtattttcactgtttcaaaTCTGGACGAAGTCAAATGTCATAACTCTTTGTTTTTACATAGGTGAAATAGGCTCCAAAGGTGAAAAGGGTGAAGTTGGTTTTCCAGGATTCAAGGGTGATAAAGGTGAAAAGGGAGAGCTTGGTGAGAATGGCACAAAAGGCGAAAGAGGAGATCCAGGGAAAGAGGGACCACTAGGACCCCCGGGCATAGCTGGAGAGAAAGGTGACAAAGGGGATAAGGGAGAGTGCGGATTTTTTGGAGAAAGAGGACCGAAAGGTGAGCCAGGAGATCCAGGGCCACCAGGCACACGGGGAGACTCAGGCCCCCCTGGGCTACATGGCTTGCATGGAACCCCAGGCCTGCCTGGTGAACGAGGTGACCCTGGAATCCCTGGAGCCCAAGGTGAAACGGGGCCACAAGGCCCTCCTGGACCTAAGGGCATGAGGGGTATGAGAGGACCCAAGGGTGACAGGGGCACGCCGGGGAAGCGTGGGGACCGAGGCCCTCGTGGGATGAAAGGAGCGGTGGGTCCGTGTGAGGCTCGTCTGCGTTCAGCATTCAGCGTGGGCTTATTCCCCAGCAAGTCCTTCCCTTCATCTGGGTCCCCAGTGCGCTTTGACAAGGTCTTCTACAATGGAGAGAACCACTATGACCTAGCTGCCAGCAAGTTTAACTGCACCTACCCAGGGGTCTATGTGTTTTCCTACCAGATCACGGTGAGGAACCGGCCCTTGCGTGCCGCCCTTGTGGTGAACGGGGTACGTCGCCTTCGCTCGAGGGACACGCTGTATGGCCAGGATATCGACCAAGCCTCCAATTTAGTGCTCCTGAGGCTGGCAGCTGGAGACCAGGTTTGGGTGGAGACACTAAGGGACTGGAATGGTGTCTACTCCAGCAGCGAGGATGACAGTACCTTCTCTGGGTTTCTGCTCTATGCTGACTGATATTCAAACGTGACTCACACCTGAACTATAACCAGCACTGAACTGAACATAACATGGACATGTCCAACATGGATGCAATGAGGTGACTAGTGTTAGGGTTCCACGGTCAAGGTATGTGGTGCTACTATTAAATTGAAGCTGAGgtttggaaacaaaaaaacctttctgaATGAGCAGTCACTTGCTCTTTGTCTTTCAACAATCCATGTCATTTaggtccctttttttttttttacattaaattacaaaAACCTTGTGAAAGAAACTTATTTTAAAGACAAGTACTTCTGTA
This window encodes:
- the otol1b gene encoding otolin 1b; translation: MGMFSLQSLLLVMTILVLTATYEAAKPTPWPKYQYTKKPPREVVQTTTRKGQHTTTVKVVSYTKAVNPLSLDVTESTTVPNDSFLDYRMDGTPPSNGVLDNYTLDYNECYFNFCECCPPERGPQGLKGERGLPGPPGAKGEQGFRGPPGPPGLSGIMGFKGDRGEKGEKGGSGSAGSSGIPGKPGGKGEIGSKGEKGEVGFPGFKGDKGEKGELGENGTKGERGDPGKEGPLGPPGIAGEKGDKGDKGECGFFGERGPKGEPGDPGPPGTRGDSGPPGLHGLHGTPGLPGERGDPGIPGAQGETGPQGPPGPKGMRGMRGPKGDRGTPGKRGDRGPRGMKGAVGPCEARLRSAFSVGLFPSKSFPSSGSPVRFDKVFYNGENHYDLAASKFNCTYPGVYVFSYQITVRNRPLRAALVVNGVRRLRSRDTLYGQDIDQASNLVLLRLAAGDQVWVETLRDWNGVYSSSEDDSTFSGFLLYAD